From Staphylothermus hellenicus DSM 12710, a single genomic window includes:
- the mobA gene encoding molybdenum cofactor guanylyltransferase MobA has translation MAEAIDDMGKLKIAVLAGGLSTRFGSNKLFYTINGKPLILYVYERLISIFDEENIFFIASPHNAVLLRKIGLSNVLIDDILKGPISGIYIALKNLGDVFVFGGDMPCLNRELLIEMLNIWIENKFLALVPGWRKGFLEPLHAIYSGELLSVFEKSISCGELSITRLINKLDNKKILYLDDYPLEQKLSVYNVNTRDDIRCVEEGLIKKLPEPCLECLIYRERS, from the coding sequence ATGGCTGAGGCTATTGATGATATGGGGAAGTTAAAGATAGCGGTACTTGCCGGTGGCTTATCAACTAGATTTGGCAGCAACAAACTATTCTATACAATAAATGGAAAGCCCCTCATACTATATGTTTATGAGAGACTCATAAGCATCTTCGACGAAGAAAATATATTTTTTATAGCAAGCCCTCATAATGCGGTGTTGCTGAGGAAGATAGGATTAAGTAATGTATTGATCGATGATATATTGAAAGGCCCTATATCAGGTATCTATATAGCATTAAAGAATCTTGGAGATGTTTTCGTCTTCGGCGGAGACATGCCATGTCTAAATAGAGAGCTTCTCATAGAAATGCTTAATATATGGATTGAAAACAAGTTCTTAGCTCTAGTTCCGGGCTGGAGGAAAGGTTTCCTCGAACCCTTACATGCAATTTATTCTGGGGAATTATTATCAGTTTTTGAGAAAAGTATTAGTTGTGGAGAACTAAGTATTACTAGGTTAATCAACAAGTTGGATAATAAGAAAATACTGTATCTAGATGATTACCCGCTTGAACAAAAGCTTAGTGTATATAATGTTAATACTCGAGATGATATTAGATGTGTTGAGGAAGGATTAATCAAAAAACTACCTGAGCCCTGTCTTGAATGTCTCATATACCGTGAGAGGTCCTAG
- the gapN gene encoding NADP-dependent glyceraldehyde-3-phosphate dehydrogenase, which produces MDNVILDLKDNLFKNIYRVREDGVLVFKTFIDGQWIDSGDYLEVHSPIDGSLIALVSKPSLELVHKTIDKMYSKGRWAVRDTPGDRRLDLLEKLADLLSHHRDDIVEALVIDSGKTYSQARGEVNASIERLRKAKMDLRRLMGEYIPGDWSQLTLESEGIVRKEPYGIVLAITPFNYPLFDTANKFTYSFVAGNAVLLKPSSLDPIPVILFVKLLEEAGFPKEAFALLTIKGSEMREILPDRRIGAISFTGSTETGLEVMRTGGIKKYVLELGGGDPAIVLSDTDIEHAAGNVAVGITSYAGQRCDAIKLILVEKPVYEDFKANLIEELGKYKVGDPRCPAYSVGPLISKHAVDNAMKAIEDAVNKGGKKVYGGKRLGETYMEPTLIEFTDKNELLKTKLFVDEVFAPVALILPIENIDEAIGIVNKRRYGLDAAIFGKDINKIRKLIRFLEVGAIYINEYPRHGIGYYPFGGRKDSGIGREGIGYSIEEVTAWKTIVYSYRGRGVWRYLL; this is translated from the coding sequence ATGGATAATGTTATTCTAGACCTTAAAGATAATCTATTCAAGAACATTTACCGTGTCCGCGAAGATGGTGTACTCGTCTTTAAAACCTTCATCGATGGTCAATGGATAGATAGCGGTGATTATTTAGAGGTTCATTCACCAATTGATGGATCATTAATAGCTCTTGTCAGCAAGCCCTCGCTCGAACTTGTTCATAAAACCATTGATAAAATGTACAGTAAAGGTAGGTGGGCTGTCCGTGACACGCCAGGTGATCGAAGGCTTGATCTATTAGAGAAACTTGCTGATCTATTATCTCATCACCGAGATGACATAGTTGAAGCATTAGTTATCGATAGTGGTAAGACATATTCGCAAGCAAGGGGAGAAGTTAATGCATCTATTGAGAGACTGCGAAAAGCTAAAATGGATCTTAGAAGGCTTATGGGCGAGTATATTCCTGGTGATTGGAGCCAGCTAACATTAGAGTCTGAAGGGATAGTGCGTAAGGAGCCTTATGGAATAGTATTAGCTATTACACCATTTAATTATCCTCTCTTCGACACAGCTAATAAGTTTACGTATAGCTTTGTAGCTGGAAACGCTGTCTTGTTAAAGCCTTCATCACTTGACCCAATACCTGTTATCTTATTTGTCAAACTACTTGAAGAAGCAGGGTTTCCGAAGGAAGCATTCGCATTATTAACAATCAAGGGATCAGAGATGAGAGAAATACTGCCGGATAGAAGAATAGGAGCAATAAGCTTCACTGGGAGTACAGAGACAGGATTAGAAGTGATGAGAACTGGCGGGATAAAGAAGTATGTATTAGAACTTGGAGGCGGAGACCCTGCAATAGTGCTTAGCGATACAGATATTGAACATGCAGCGGGAAATGTTGCAGTGGGAATTACAAGCTATGCTGGGCAAAGATGTGATGCAATAAAACTTATACTAGTTGAAAAACCTGTCTATGAAGATTTCAAGGCCAATCTCATAGAGGAGCTTGGAAAGTATAAGGTAGGCGATCCTCGCTGTCCAGCATATAGTGTTGGCCCCCTAATATCAAAACATGCTGTTGACAACGCGATGAAAGCCATAGAGGACGCTGTAAATAAAGGTGGAAAAAAAGTATATGGTGGAAAAAGACTCGGCGAAACATACATGGAACCCACACTAATAGAGTTTACAGATAAAAATGAACTACTTAAGACAAAACTTTTCGTTGATGAAGTATTCGCGCCTGTAGCGTTGATATTACCTATTGAAAACATTGACGAAGCAATAGGTATAGTCAATAAAAGAAGATACGGCTTAGACGCGGCAATATTTGGTAAGGACATCAATAAAATCAGGAAACTAATAAGATTCCTCGAAGTCGGAGCCATATATATCAATGAATATCCAAGACACGGAATAGGATACTATCCATTTGGAGGCAGAAAAGATTCAGGCATAGGAAGAGAAGGAATAGGATATAGTATAGAAGAAGTAACAGCATGGAAAACAATAGTTTATAGTTATCGTGGAAGAGGCGTGTGGAGGTATCTACTCTAA
- a CDS encoding glycosyltransferase, with amino-acid sequence MIIHELPHRNIKDYISIYSEEDINRIIEKAEKLGDITLTHVNSTSLGGGVAEILYNLVPLMNSIGITTKWEVIKGDNEFFNVTKKIHNALQGAEIELSDEEKKIYLEKNKWNVENELALDSTHIIVHDPQPLPIRRFVESNKRWIWRCHIDLSTPYKPVWLFISQLLKGYEASIFHLKEYIHPETPTPIKYVMPPSIDPLSDKNKELAWSTIEKILNRYGVDPEKPILLQVARFDPWKDPFAAIDVYRLVKKEFPSTQLLLVTSMATDDPEGWIYYEKTLRYAGMDEDIFILTNLKGVGALEVNAFQRAATVVLQMSKREGFGLAVTEALWKRKPVVARPRGGIKLQVIDGVTGYLVETVEEAAKKTIYLIKNPQKRKELGDNGYRHVLKNFTIVRHIENYLDLLAKMV; translated from the coding sequence ATGATAATACATGAATTACCACATAGAAACATAAAGGATTACATTTCAATATATAGTGAAGAAGACATTAATAGAATAATTGAAAAAGCAGAAAAACTCGGAGACATCACATTAACACATGTGAATTCTACAAGTCTGGGTGGAGGAGTAGCAGAGATACTCTACAACCTTGTCCCGTTAATGAATAGTATAGGTATAACGACTAAATGGGAGGTTATTAAAGGAGATAATGAATTCTTCAATGTTACTAAAAAAATACATAACGCACTACAGGGCGCAGAAATAGAGCTTAGCGATGAAGAGAAGAAGATATATCTAGAAAAAAATAAGTGGAACGTTGAAAACGAACTCGCTCTTGATTCTACACATATAATAGTCCATGATCCACAGCCCCTTCCCATAAGAAGATTCGTGGAAAGCAATAAGAGATGGATTTGGAGGTGCCACATAGATTTAAGCACGCCATATAAGCCGGTATGGTTATTTATATCACAGTTATTAAAAGGATACGAAGCATCAATTTTCCATTTAAAAGAATATATACATCCCGAAACACCTACACCTATAAAATATGTTATGCCCCCCTCAATAGACCCATTAAGTGATAAGAATAAGGAGCTTGCGTGGAGCACTATTGAAAAAATACTTAATAGATACGGAGTTGATCCCGAGAAACCTATATTATTACAAGTAGCAAGATTTGATCCATGGAAGGATCCTTTTGCAGCAATAGATGTGTATAGATTAGTTAAAAAAGAATTTCCATCTACACAGCTACTACTTGTAACAAGCATGGCAACAGATGATCCTGAGGGATGGATATACTATGAAAAAACACTTAGATATGCAGGTATGGATGAAGACATATTTATTCTTACAAATCTCAAGGGGGTTGGTGCATTAGAAGTTAATGCTTTCCAAAGAGCTGCTACTGTTGTTTTACAAATGAGTAAAAGAGAAGGATTCGGATTAGCTGTAACAGAGGCATTATGGAAAAGAAAACCAGTAGTTGCTAGACCACGAGGAGGAATAAAGCTTCAAGTTATCGATGGTGTAACAGGGTATCTTGTGGAAACCGTTGAGGAAGCCGCTAAGAAAACAATATATTTAATTAAAAACCCACAGAAAAGAAAGGAGCTAGGAGATAATGGATATAGACACGTTCTGAAAAACTTTACTATTGTGAGACATATAGAGAACTACTTAGATCTTCTGGCTAAAATGGTTTAA
- a CDS encoding TrmB family transcriptional regulator → MSSGDARELIFKYLEFIGIKGYEAKAYLTLLKYGEETAPKLATRAGIPLPRIYDVLETLSRKGLVEVKAGRPRIYRALPPSLALTRYVKSYIEEVLEMNKRIMNELEKIYGSRESHEPYIWLSHSLEASIERTREWIKKMRVDGYASLNNNLVKELASTLGRKLKNNKEITFSLTLLEKPKKNTYEELEKIDNLMILLQPTGFINMYEQDLSHAALFGDNYTLFTTENELLIILNDTYYYGYWRSAEILKPLNIKRGDTYKTMHQWLAVSIIKDALSQGYTVELYVTGYRARDRKPVEIKGYAKSVYKSADDRTRTIYIETPRGEKVSVGGIGASREDVEARFMEIKIT, encoded by the coding sequence ATGAGTTCAGGGGATGCAAGAGAACTGATCTTCAAATATTTAGAATTCATTGGAATCAAAGGATATGAAGCAAAAGCATATCTAACACTATTAAAGTATGGAGAAGAAACAGCTCCCAAACTAGCTACACGTGCAGGAATACCTTTGCCTAGAATATACGATGTTCTCGAGACACTTTCTAGGAAAGGGCTTGTTGAAGTAAAAGCTGGTAGGCCACGAATATACAGAGCTCTTCCCCCAAGTTTAGCTCTAACAAGATATGTTAAATCATATATTGAAGAAGTACTTGAAATGAATAAGCGGATAATGAATGAGTTAGAGAAAATATATGGTAGTAGGGAGAGCCATGAACCATATATTTGGTTATCTCATAGTTTAGAGGCTAGTATTGAGAGAACACGTGAATGGATCAAGAAAATGAGAGTTGATGGTTATGCGTCGCTGAATAATAATTTGGTCAAAGAACTAGCTTCTACGCTAGGCAGGAAGTTGAAAAATAATAAAGAGATAACGTTTAGCTTAACATTATTAGAAAAGCCGAAAAAGAATACTTATGAAGAACTCGAAAAAATAGATAATCTAATGATCCTGCTTCAACCAACTGGGTTTATAAACATGTATGAACAGGATCTCAGCCATGCAGCATTATTTGGCGACAACTACACTCTTTTTACTACCGAGAACGAGTTATTAATAATATTAAATGATACATACTATTATGGTTATTGGCGGAGCGCGGAAATATTGAAACCCCTGAACATTAAGAGAGGAGACACATATAAAACAATGCATCAATGGTTAGCGGTTTCAATAATAAAGGACGCGCTCAGCCAAGGCTATACAGTAGAACTATATGTTACAGGCTATCGGGCTAGAGATAGGAAACCAGTAGAGATCAAGGGATACGCTAAAAGCGTTTATAAGAGCGCAGATGATAGGACAAGAACAATATATATAGAAACACCTAGAGGGGAAAAAGTCTCAGTAGGAGGTATAGGTGCTAGCAGGGAAGATGTTGAGGCCAGGTTTATGGAGATAAAAATTACCTAG
- a CDS encoding ABC transporter ATP-binding protein, whose translation MVKGVKIENLWKIFPPNVVALKNINVEIKPGEFYVILGPSGSGKTTLLRIIAGLEVPTKGRVVIGDKIVVDAEKGIFVEPRDRNIGMVFQNWALYPHMTAYDNIAFPLKLKKLPREEIDKKVKEVAEALGIADLLDRKPGHMSGGQQQRVAVARALVKQPDILLLDEPFSNLDARIRVTAREFVKEIQKKLGITTILVTHDQADAFAVGDRVMVLRNGETQQMGSPEELYNEPANVFIANFIGDPPMNIYKLPVNHRILEQLGLSKKYEGKYSELYIGIRPDEAVALKQGDEGHLVGKVAIIEYVGSRRYAKIDLGNGLSIRVLLETKIDHGDLATIRISRLHVFAPNGERLETIKF comes from the coding sequence ATGGTTAAAGGCGTGAAAATAGAGAATTTATGGAAAATTTTCCCACCCAACGTGGTGGCATTAAAAAATATCAATGTAGAGATAAAGCCCGGAGAGTTCTATGTAATACTTGGTCCTTCAGGCTCTGGTAAAACAACTTTATTAAGAATAATTGCTGGATTAGAAGTTCCTACTAAGGGAAGAGTAGTAATTGGTGATAAAATAGTTGTTGATGCAGAGAAGGGAATATTTGTTGAGCCAAGAGATAGAAACATCGGCATGGTTTTCCAGAACTGGGCACTATATCCTCACATGACAGCTTATGATAACATAGCTTTTCCACTAAAACTAAAAAAGCTTCCACGAGAAGAAATAGATAAGAAAGTGAAGGAAGTAGCTGAAGCACTAGGCATCGCTGATTTATTGGATCGCAAACCTGGACACATGTCTGGCGGGCAACAGCAGAGAGTAGCTGTTGCTCGGGCACTGGTTAAACAACCAGATATATTATTATTAGATGAGCCTTTCAGCAATCTTGATGCACGAATCCGCGTAACTGCGAGGGAATTTGTTAAGGAAATACAGAAGAAACTTGGAATAACAACGATCCTAGTAACACATGATCAAGCGGATGCTTTTGCTGTTGGAGATAGAGTAATGGTTCTTAGAAATGGTGAAACACAGCAAATGGGTTCCCCAGAAGAATTATATAATGAGCCTGCAAACGTCTTCATAGCTAACTTCATAGGTGATCCACCAATGAATATCTATAAATTACCAGTTAATCATAGAATACTGGAACAACTAGGGCTTAGCAAGAAATATGAGGGCAAATATAGTGAGCTATATATTGGTATAAGACCTGATGAAGCAGTAGCTCTTAAACAAGGTGATGAGGGACATCTTGTTGGCAAAGTTGCAATTATAGAATATGTTGGTTCTAGAAGATATGCAAAAATAGATCTTGGAAACGGATTATCGATTCGTGTCTTGTTGGAGACAAAAATAGATCATGGTGATCTAGCAACTATAAGAATAAGTAGGTTACATGTGTTCGCACCCAATGGGGAAAGATTGGAAACGATTAAGTTCTAG
- a CDS encoding carbohydrate ABC transporter permease, with protein sequence MKKLFRFRRTGLIGSPVKLLVLNIVAWIIGILWITPFIGLFMTSIRPYREVVLYGWWALSPFNPTLKNYYNALFHPMFSLSRGIINSFIIAVPSTLIPVFVAALTAYAFARFSLPMKKYLFATILFLMAVPQQMTIIPIFFLLKDMHLLNTYLGLILVHSSWGIPWITFFLRNYFSLLPVELEEAARVDGANDFQVFTKVVLPLSLPGIISASVLQFAWVWNDFFFALMLIFDPNKMVVTQMLPRLKGQYQVDWGLLSAGSIIAMIVPLLVYAFFNKYYMRGFRGWAMKR encoded by the coding sequence GTGAAGAAGCTGTTCCGTTTCAGGAGAACTGGTCTTATAGGATCACCAGTTAAATTATTGGTTCTAAACATTGTTGCATGGATAATTGGTATATTGTGGATAACGCCATTTATAGGATTATTCATGACTTCTATAAGGCCTTATAGAGAAGTAGTACTGTATGGTTGGTGGGCTTTATCACCATTTAATCCTACATTGAAAAACTACTATAATGCCTTATTTCACCCTATGTTTTCATTATCTAGGGGAATAATTAATTCGTTTATCATAGCTGTACCAAGCACTCTTATACCAGTATTTGTAGCTGCATTAACAGCTTATGCTTTTGCTCGTTTCAGTCTACCTATGAAGAAATACTTGTTTGCAACAATATTGTTCTTAATGGCTGTCCCACAGCAAATGACTATTATACCAATATTTTTCCTATTAAAAGACATGCATTTACTCAATACTTATCTGGGATTAATACTTGTACATTCATCGTGGGGGATCCCATGGATCACTTTTTTCCTTAGAAACTATTTCTCTCTGCTACCCGTTGAATTAGAGGAAGCGGCAAGAGTTGATGGAGCCAATGATTTCCAGGTTTTTACAAAAGTAGTTTTACCATTGTCTCTGCCCGGAATAATTTCTGCCTCGGTTCTACAATTCGCATGGGTTTGGAACGATTTCTTCTTCGCTTTAATGCTAATATTTGATCCTAACAAAATGGTTGTTACACAAATGCTTCCAAGATTGAAGGGGCAATACCAAGTGGATTGGGGGCTTCTCTCAGCCGGCTCGATAATTGCTATGATTGTCCCTCTCCTAGTATATGCTTTCTTCAATAAATACTATATGAGAGGTTTTAGAGGATGGGCTATGAAGAGGTGA
- a CDS encoding carbohydrate ABC transporter permease: protein MSMYRLNPIRSSFLIPAIILILIFVVYPIFATIMLSFNVNVVPGVNIVNRTSGLENYYKVVTDKRFINLEGIKTHTFPMGAIVHNIIWLVIHLPLTLIIGILFAVYLQYIKGGSIIRSFVFIGMVIPMIVGGLLISFSFDKDLGVVNILLKAIGLGSFVRTWTIYPDTALFSLILGSVWLWSGFTVTMYSAGLSSIPREVIEAAIVDGADFKTILFKVIIPLLRPVTLTVVAMTILWDLKIFDIVYAATQGGPGGASTVLALLMWEYFARLGDYAMSATVATILTIIIIPVVILWIKATLQGERT, encoded by the coding sequence ATGAGTATGTATAGGCTAAATCCAATCCGATCATCTTTTTTAATACCGGCCATCATTCTCATCCTTATATTCGTTGTTTACCCTATTTTCGCAACCATAATGCTTAGCTTTAACGTAAATGTTGTTCCCGGAGTAAATATAGTAAATAGGACTTCAGGTTTAGAGAACTACTACAAGGTTGTAACCGATAAGCGGTTCATTAATTTAGAAGGAATAAAAACACATACGTTTCCCATGGGCGCAATAGTACACAATATTATATGGCTAGTAATACATTTACCATTAACACTTATCATAGGTATTTTATTCGCTGTTTATCTCCAATACATTAAAGGCGGAAGCATTATAAGATCATTCGTTTTTATAGGAATGGTTATACCCATGATAGTTGGAGGACTACTTATTTCATTTAGTTTTGATAAAGATTTAGGAGTAGTAAATATTCTTCTCAAAGCCATAGGTTTGGGATCATTTGTTAGGACTTGGACAATTTACCCCGATACAGCCTTATTCTCACTAATACTAGGATCCGTCTGGTTATGGAGCGGCTTCACTGTAACAATGTACTCAGCCGGTCTATCATCTATACCGAGAGAAGTTATAGAGGCGGCAATTGTTGATGGCGCCGATTTCAAAACAATATTGTTTAAAGTAATTATTCCATTGCTTAGACCTGTAACATTAACGGTTGTAGCCATGACTATTCTATGGGATCTCAAAATCTTCGACATAGTATATGCTGCTACACAGGGAGGCCCGGGAGGTGCATCCACAGTTCTAGCACTTTTAATGTGGGAGTATTTTGCTCGTTTAGGAGACTATGCAATGTCAGCTACGGTAGCCACAATATTAACGATCATAATAATTCCAGTAGTTATATTATGGATTAAAGCTACCTTGCAGGGTGAGAGAACGTGA
- a CDS encoding ABC transporter substrate-binding protein: protein MSTATSSKLYLAITISLIVGILIGYGIGYFTIPQQPSPTTVTKTATTPTTTTTTATPAKKVTLTVIGPWAGAEMEAFQQVLNKFMEEYPNIKVEYRIYRAEDLASILPPQFEAGMAPGDVIFMWGWWIKEYGEKGHIMDLSGLVNPDEYIKGIFDPVKSGNKIYGLPFTASAKPGFWYRKSFFKQHGLSEPKTWDEFLQLLEKIKQIPGIEAPIVTGDSVGWPISDVVEHFIITFGGPDMQLKLINGELKFNDPQVKQIFENYIVPLIKKGYFSEPIEWTKAVEEWWNGKYALYFMGTWITGMVDDPDDLGFFPLPGCKGAVMATDYLFVPKYTKHPEEAKLLAKWLATEGQRVHVGTHAGKFATWLKVDINDHWAPMQVVYKKLKTMTPLPDLDDSVGGEWQKLFWDQLKLLWVNPDKLDEVLNTLTENFPSK, encoded by the coding sequence ATGAGCACGGCCACATCATCTAAATTATATCTTGCAATAACGATCTCGCTCATTGTAGGAATACTGATAGGATACGGTATAGGATATTTTACTATTCCACAACAACCATCACCAACCACAGTCACAAAAACCGCAACAACTCCAACAACCACAACTACAACTGCCACTCCAGCAAAGAAAGTAACACTAACAGTGATAGGGCCTTGGGCAGGCGCGGAGATGGAAGCATTTCAACAAGTATTAAACAAGTTTATGGAGGAGTATCCAAACATAAAGGTAGAGTACCGAATATATCGTGCTGAGGATCTAGCAAGCATTTTACCGCCACAGTTTGAAGCGGGTATGGCGCCTGGAGACGTAATATTCATGTGGGGTTGGTGGATAAAGGAATATGGCGAGAAGGGACACATAATGGACCTAAGCGGCCTTGTCAACCCGGATGAATACATAAAAGGCATATTCGACCCTGTTAAATCAGGCAATAAAATATATGGATTACCATTCACAGCATCTGCCAAGCCAGGATTCTGGTACCGTAAATCATTCTTCAAACAACACGGCTTATCTGAGCCTAAGACATGGGATGAATTCCTACAATTACTTGAGAAAATAAAACAAATACCAGGTATCGAAGCACCAATAGTTACAGGGGATAGTGTTGGATGGCCTATAAGTGATGTTGTAGAACACTTTATCATCACATTCGGCGGTCCGGATATGCAGTTGAAACTAATAAATGGAGAGTTAAAGTTCAATGATCCACAGGTTAAACAAATATTCGAAAACTATATTGTTCCACTTATTAAAAAAGGATATTTCAGCGAGCCCATTGAGTGGACAAAAGCCGTTGAGGAATGGTGGAACGGTAAATATGCATTATACTTCATGGGTACATGGATAACTGGAATGGTTGATGATCCAGATGATCTAGGATTCTTCCCATTACCGGGCTGTAAAGGAGCGGTTATGGCCACAGATTATTTGTTCGTGCCAAAGTATACCAAGCATCCTGAAGAAGCCAAATTATTAGCTAAGTGGTTAGCCACTGAGGGACAAAGAGTTCATGTAGGAACACATGCAGGCAAATTCGCTACATGGCTTAAAGTCGACATAAATGATCACTGGGCGCCTATGCAGGTTGTTTATAAGAAATTGAAAACAATGACTCCCCTACCAGACCTGGACGACAGCGTGGGTGGTGAATGGCAGAAGCTGTTCTGGGACCAGCTCAAACTATTATGGGTAAATCCAGATAAGTTAGACGAAGTACTAAACACTTTAACGGAGAACTTCCCAAGCAAATAA
- a CDS encoding NAD(P)-binding domain-containing protein has translation MLLRIGIYGFGSIGRLVAREAIRRGWEIVGAVDIDERIIGRDIGEILGFEEKYGVAVTRDVEELIDADVVVHATSSYLDKVYDQILSLIRLGIDTVSTCETLSYPYYRYPVLARKLNEEALRYGVTVLGTGINPGFLLDTLPIVLTAPFNIVEKITAKRSLDASKRRKSFVKKIGVGMDPNEYVKALREGRLTGHVGYAESVYLIADAAGIHMDKVEERQEPVTADKDTVIGEYRVKKGQVMGIRGYGAGYKNGKEIIRLEFHAFLGAEEYEEIIVKGTDYEVKWHSTGTPGDYGTVAVILNIANIINDLSPGLLLMTDIIPFKPFFKH, from the coding sequence ATGTTGTTGAGGATTGGAATATATGGTTTCGGCTCTATTGGTCGCCTCGTAGCACGAGAAGCTATTAGGCGTGGATGGGAAATTGTTGGTGCAGTAGATATTGATGAAAGAATTATTGGTAGGGATATAGGTGAAATTCTCGGTTTTGAGGAGAAATATGGTGTGGCTGTGACTAGGGATGTTGAGGAGTTAATTGATGCTGACGTTGTTGTTCATGCTACGAGTAGTTATCTCGATAAAGTATATGATCAAATTCTTAGTTTGATAAGGCTTGGAATAGATACTGTTTCAACATGTGAAACTCTCTCATACCCATACTACCGTTACCCAGTATTAGCTAGGAAGCTTAATGAAGAAGCACTCCGCTATGGAGTAACAGTTCTGGGAACGGGTATTAATCCAGGATTTCTCCTAGACACCCTACCAATAGTGCTGACAGCCCCATTCAATATTGTGGAAAAAATAACAGCGAAACGAAGCCTAGACGCTTCGAAGCGGAGGAAAAGCTTTGTTAAAAAGATAGGTGTAGGAATGGATCCCAATGAATATGTGAAGGCTCTAAGAGAGGGGAGGCTGACAGGCCATGTAGGATATGCTGAATCAGTATATCTGATAGCAGATGCTGCCGGGATCCATATGGATAAAGTAGAGGAAAGACAGGAGCCCGTGACAGCTGATAAGGATACGGTCATAGGAGAATATAGGGTTAAGAAAGGACAAGTAATGGGCATAAGAGGATATGGTGCAGGATACAAGAATGGAAAAGAAATAATACGGTTAGAGTTCCATGCTTTTCTCGGGGCGGAAGAATACGAAGAAATTATTGTTAAAGGGACAGATTACGAAGTAAAATGGCATAGTACAGGTACACCTGGAGACTATGGAACAGTAGCAGTTATTCTAAACATTGCAAACATAATAAACGATCTATCACCGGGATTGCTCCTTATGACCGATATTATCCCCTTCAAACCGTTCTTCAAACACTAG